The Apium graveolens cultivar Ventura chromosome 10, ASM990537v1, whole genome shotgun sequence nucleotide sequence AAACAAGGATCTTTAGTGATCCATGTTACATGATACCCAAGTATATAAAGTTACATAATTATTTcaattttcaaaatccaaatgCAGGAGCACCCCTATACTCTTGTCCTCCTGACTCTTTCTCCTGACTCTTTCTGCATTTTTCAAAACAATCAAAAAGTTACTTCTTGTCACTAAAAATAGCAAATACACTACCACAGGTCTACACATGTTAAATTCATAGGGATAATGAGTACCAAAGACAATTTAAAAGAAACCTTGATTTTCAGCTGTTTGTTGACATCTCCAAGATGACGTTCCTGCCAATACAAAACAGTAAAACAGAATTTGGCTCTTTATTTATTACAATATGTGAATGATTGAAATGATAGAAGATTAGAACTGATCATACAATTAATAATTCATATAGCTCCCAGTACTTTTACACTTAATAAAATCCCTGCAAGCTAAGCCTAACTAATCAGACCAGCACTTGAAGGGTCTTTGAATACATTTAATGTTTGGTCAGCTTTTAACCTTTTGTATACATCTATAAAAACTAATCTCAATAGTGTTATTCTTTTAGTACAAGATTTAAAGAGTTGTAAGATGGAGTACATATTGGATGTTTGGTCAGGTTTTTATTTACATTCATTAATTCTTAATAGGACTTTTTATACTACACTACTCTATAGGTACTTATACTTCATAGAAAGCAGAAATATATAGGGAGGTTCATGTTAATATCTAACAGTTAGTTCAGATACCTTGCTGCGGAGCTCCTCCATTTGTTCAGCCATAGTCTGTGACACAGTGACAACATACTATAATATAAGTGTATAATCATTTATAACT carries:
- the LOC141692744 gene encoding uncharacterized protein LOC141692744 codes for the protein MTFIEWQGKSLEPETGKESKEKDTSVALKTMAEQMEELRSKERHLGDVNKQLKIKVSFKLSLKESGERVRRTRV